A stretch of Lathyrus oleraceus cultivar Zhongwan6 chromosome 6, CAAS_Psat_ZW6_1.0, whole genome shotgun sequence DNA encodes these proteins:
- the LOC127091241 gene encoding beta-fructofuranosidase, insoluble isoenzyme CWINV3 — MYYKGVYHFFYQHNPYAATFGDKIIWAHSVSSDLINWIHLNNALEPSEPYDINSCWSGSATILPGEKPVILYTGIDHNKHQVQNLATPKNLSDPFLREWTKHPQNPLITPPNEVEEDEFRDPTTAWHGKDGKWRVIIGAQKGDEGKVILYQSEDFVNWTVSPKPFFATDNTRVIECPDFFPVYINSTNGVDTSVENSSVRHVLKISYQSKQHDYYFLGKYVSDKENFVPDEKFTGTSKDLRFDYGKFYASKSFFDYAKNRRILWGWVNESDTTQDDIEKGWAGLQTIPRKVWLDKSGKRLMQWPIEEVENLRGSKISITGKKLEGGSTLEVSGITASQADVEVLFELPDLESGELLEDPSEVDPQLLCSKPYASRNGQIGPFGLLALASKDLTEQTAVFFQIYKTPNRHLCLMCSDHSRSSLRQDLDKTTYGTFFDIDPNLKEISLRSLIDKSIIESFGDGGRASITSRVYPLLAIKRDAHLYVFNNGSQSVIISKLNAWSMKQAEIGLEGSIRCA; from the exons ATGTACTACAAAGGTGTTTATCACTTTTTCTACCAACATAATCCATATGCAGCAACATTTGGCGATAAGATCATATGGGCTCATTCAGTATCCTCTGATCTCATCAATTGGATTCATCTCAATAATGCTCTTGAACCAAGTGAGCCTTATGACATCAACAGTTGTTGGTCAGGTTCAGCCACTATACTCCCGGGTGAAAAACCTGTTATTCTTTACACAGGAATCGATCACAATAAACATCAAGTTCAAAACTTAGCTACGCCAAAGAATCTATCAGATCCTTTCTTAAGAGAATGGACAAAACACCCTCAAAATCCTTTGATCACTCCACCTAATGAGGTCGAAGAGGATGAGTTCAGAGACCCTACAACTGCTTGGCATGGAAAAGATGGAAAATGGAGAGTAATCATCGGTGCTCAAAAGGGCGATGAAGGAAAAGTTATTCTTTACCAAAGTGAGGATTTTGTTAATTGGACAGTGAGTCCAAAACCTTTTTTTGCAACAGATAATACTCGAGTTATTGAATGTCCGGATTTTTTTCCCGTGTATATCAATAGCACAAATGGGGTTGATACATCTGTGGAAAATTCAAGTGTTAGACATGTTTTGAAGATAAGCTATCAAAGCAAACAACATGACTATTACTTTCTCGGTAAATACGTATCTGATAAGGAAAACTTTGTTCCCGATGAAAAATTTACAGGAACTAGTAAAGATTTAAGGTTTGACTATGGTAAATTTTACGCTTCAAAGTCATTTTTTGACTATGCTAAGAATAGAAGAATACTATGGGGATGGGTCAATGAGTCTGACACTACACAAGATGATATTGAGAAAGGATGGGCAGGTTTACAG ACAATTCCAAGGAAAGTTTGGCTTGATAAAAGTGGAAAGAGATTAATGCAGTGGCCGATTGAAGAGGTAGAAAATTTAAGAGGCTCGAAAATCAGTATTACTGGAAAGAAACTTGAGGGTGGATCAACTCTTGAAGTCTCGGGCATCACTGCGTCACAG GCCGATGTAGAAGTGTTGTTTGAGCTCCCTGATCTAGAAAGTGGCGAGTTGTTAGAAGATCCGAGTGAAGTTGATCCTCAACTATTATGTAGCAAACCATATGCATCAAGAAATGGACAAATAGGGCCATTTGGTTTGTTAGCTTTAGCTTCAAAGGATCTCACAGAGCAAACTGCAGTGTTTTTCCAAATATATAAAACTCCAAATAGACATTTATGTCTGATGTGCAGTGACCATAGCAG GTCTTCATTGCGACAAGATCTTGATAAAACCACATATGGAACATTCTTTGACATAGATCCCAATCTCAAAGAGATTTCACTTAGAAGCTTG ATTGACAAGTCCATTATTGAGAGTTTTGGAGATGGAGGAAGAGCTAGCATAACAAGTAGAGTTTATCCATTATTGGCTATAAAGAGAGATGCACATCTTTATGTATTCAACAATGGAAGCCAAAGTGTGATTATTTCAAAACTTAATGCTTGGAGCATGAAGCAAGCAGAGATAGGCCTCGAGGGAAGTATAAGATGTGCCTAA
- the LOC127091240 gene encoding uncharacterized protein LOC127091240, producing the protein MNSLSLHNANATTTHTLHFHSHHTFIHSKPTPSFLFLKSKPPTHTQCCINNNNSNNIIDIDMVKTKQGTYVPKQNKVVVLWDLDNKPPRGPPYDAALSLKTLAERFGELTDISAYANRHAFIHLPQWVRDERRQRKNLDVLERKGIVNPSEPYLCSVCGRKCKTNVDLKKHFKQLHQRERQKKLNRLNSLKGKKRQKYKERFVSGDQKYNDAVREIVTPRVGYGLDSELRRAGVFVKTVEDKPQAADWALKKQMMHSMSRGIDWLLLVSDDSDFSEMLRKAREANLGTVVVGDVDRALGRHADLWVPWNAVENGEVVDMDLVTKSRDRRRRSDRTTSTVDDFGDVLFFQEDEEMEMGEDFMLEYSQDEDSDEYTTDDEEDDDDGFYIY; encoded by the coding sequence ATGAACTCTCTCTCCCTCCACAACGCTAATGCAACCACAACACACACACTCCACTTCCACTCTCACCACACCTTCATCCACTCCAAACCCACCCCTTCCTTCCTCTTCCTCAAATCAAAACCCCCAACCCATACACAATGCtgcatcaacaacaacaacagcaacaacattATCGACATCGACATGGTAAAAACCAAACAAGGAACCTACGTACCAAAACAGAACAAAGTCGTTGTTCTCTGGGACCTCGACAACAAACCCCCACGCGGTCCACCTTACGACGCCGCACTCTCTCTCAAAACCCTAGCCGAACGCTTCGGCGAACTCACTGACATCTCCGCTTACGCCAACCGTCACGCCTTCATTCATCTCCCTCAATGGGTCCGCGACGAACGCCGTCAACGCAAAAACCTCGACGTCCTCGAACGCAAAGGAATTGTCAATCCCTCCGAGCCCTACCTATGCTCCGTCTGCGGTCGGAAATGCAAAACCAACGTGGATCTCAAGAAACACTTCAAACAGCTTCACCAGCGAGAACGGCAGAAGAAGCTTAACCGTTTGAATTCGCTGAAGGGGAAGAAGAGACAGAAGTATAAGGAAAGGTTTGTTAGTGGGGACCAGAAGTATAATGATGCGGTTAGAGAGATTGTTACGCCGAGAGTTGGGTATGGTCTTGATTCCGAGTTGCGACGGGCTGGGGTTTTCGTGAAGACTGTGGAGGATAAGCCTCAGGCTGCTGATTGGGCTCTGAAGAAACAGATGATGCATTCTATGAGTAGAGGGATTGATTGGTTGCTTTTGGTTTCGGATGATTCGGATTTTAGCGAGATGTTGAGGAAGGCTAGAGAGGCGAATTTAGGGACTGTTGTTGTTGGGGATGTTGATAGAGCTTTGGGGAGACATGCTGATTTGTGGGTTCCTTGGAATGCTGTTGAGAATGGTGAGGTTGTGGATATGGATTTGGTGACAAAGAGTAGAGATAGGAGAAGAAGATCGGATAGAACGACGTCGACAGTGGATGATTTTGGTGATGTGTTGTTTTTCCAAGAGGATGAGGAAATGGAAATGGGAGAAGATTTTATGTTGGAGTATAGCCAAGACGAGGATTCGGATGAATACACaactgatgatgaagaagatgatgatgatggGTTTTATATTTATTGA